In Natrononativus amylolyticus, a single window of DNA contains:
- a CDS encoding universal stress protein — protein sequence MYANILVATDGSELATIACRQGLSLAEALGSRVHALYAADVPSDVSWQLVDEDWRSTGQSIVSPLAEEASDRGLEVEASVRGGAPRREIIDYAAEHEIDLVVCGTHGRTGLRRLIAGSVASGVVRDSPAPVLTVSAHVGTVVDPIETILIATDGRPGVESAVEQGLSLAAALEAHLHVLSVVDDTQSQLSVVLEAFEEQATEAVSTVEHRAARRDVSTTRSIEHGVPHEAITGYAEGHDVDLVVMGTESRTGLDRFAFGSCSQRVVGTAPVPVVTARTLE from the coding sequence ATGTACGCGAACATACTCGTTGCGACCGACGGGAGCGAACTCGCGACGATCGCGTGCCGACAGGGGCTCTCCCTCGCCGAGGCGCTCGGCTCGCGCGTGCACGCTCTCTACGCGGCCGACGTTCCTTCGGACGTCTCCTGGCAGCTCGTCGACGAGGACTGGCGGTCTACCGGCCAGTCGATCGTCTCGCCGCTGGCCGAGGAGGCCTCCGACCGCGGCCTCGAGGTCGAAGCGAGCGTTCGGGGCGGCGCGCCCAGACGGGAGATCATCGACTACGCCGCGGAACACGAGATCGACCTCGTCGTCTGTGGCACCCACGGTCGGACGGGGCTCAGGCGGTTGATCGCGGGCAGCGTCGCGAGCGGCGTCGTCCGCGACTCGCCGGCGCCGGTGCTGACCGTCAGCGCGCACGTCGGCACCGTCGTCGATCCGATCGAGACGATCCTGATCGCGACCGACGGCCGTCCGGGCGTCGAGTCCGCGGTCGAGCAGGGGCTCTCGCTGGCGGCGGCGCTCGAGGCGCACCTTCACGTCCTGTCGGTCGTCGACGACACCCAGTCGCAGCTATCGGTCGTGCTCGAGGCGTTCGAAGAGCAGGCGACGGAGGCGGTGAGCACCGTCGAGCACCGGGCGGCCCGGCGCGACGTTTCGACGACCCGATCGATCGAACACGGCGTGCCCCACGAGGCGATCACCGGCTACGCCGAGGGCCACGACGTCGACCTCGTGGTGATGGGAACCGAGAGCCGCACCGGGCTCGACCGGTTCGCCTTCGGCAGCTGCTCACAGCGCGTCGTCGGGACGGCGCCGGTGCCGGTGGTGACGGCGCGGACGCTCGAGTGA
- a CDS encoding GNAT family N-acetyltransferase, producing the protein MATDHSRTTDATTAPSERASTDRTPPDPYEIRLYEPADREGFLELYDLVLGDRDDDWFRWKYEENPYADHVPIVLATHDDEVVGTKPCFALELRVGDRTVRGFQPADVMVHPDHRRRGLYSRTTERMKEYYRDRDPSLFFNFPNQATLSGSLKHGWQIVEEVPTFYRIQNPDGLVDTDDGRLAALSNVAQPLVSGYLRAREATVRPRSDITVARFDDVPATVLADLYRRAVPSTLHAHRDRTFYGWRFENPRWQYRTYVATRYGEPIAAVVTGTTTQDGSVVTSLADVVPLEATPDRDDGLRSILARVLEDNRGADILAASGRTIPPALLGRFGFHSDQSLPLSRLTIPTTQVTYPIANEDGHGWTIAGRAVTDPANWTVTFAEQDTW; encoded by the coding sequence ATGGCGACAGACCACTCACGGACGACCGACGCGACGACCGCCCCGAGCGAGCGCGCGAGCACAGACCGGACACCGCCGGACCCCTACGAGATTCGGCTGTACGAACCCGCCGACAGGGAGGGGTTTCTCGAACTCTACGATCTCGTGCTGGGCGACCGGGACGACGACTGGTTCCGCTGGAAGTACGAGGAGAACCCGTACGCAGACCACGTACCGATCGTCCTCGCCACCCACGACGACGAGGTTGTCGGAACGAAACCCTGCTTCGCCCTCGAGTTGCGCGTCGGCGACCGGACGGTTCGCGGGTTCCAGCCCGCCGACGTGATGGTCCACCCCGACCACCGCCGGCGCGGGCTGTACTCGCGGACGACCGAGCGGATGAAAGAGTACTACCGCGACCGAGATCCGTCGCTGTTCTTTAACTTCCCGAACCAGGCGACGCTGTCGGGGAGCCTGAAACACGGCTGGCAGATCGTCGAGGAGGTGCCGACCTTCTACCGGATTCAGAACCCCGACGGGCTCGTCGACACCGACGACGGGCGACTGGCGGCGCTCTCGAACGTGGCACAACCGCTCGTTAGTGGGTACTTACGCGCACGAGAAGCCACGGTACGACCGCGATCCGATATCACCGTCGCCCGGTTCGACGACGTTCCCGCCACCGTTCTCGCCGACCTGTACCGGCGTGCGGTGCCGTCGACGCTTCACGCACACCGCGACCGAACGTTCTACGGCTGGCGGTTCGAGAACCCCCGCTGGCAGTACCGAACGTACGTCGCGACGCGGTACGGCGAGCCGATCGCCGCCGTCGTCACCGGGACGACGACCCAGGACGGCTCGGTCGTAACGTCGCTGGCCGACGTCGTCCCGCTCGAGGCGACGCCCGACAGGGACGACGGTCTGCGGTCGATCCTCGCGCGGGTCCTCGAGGACAACCGCGGAGCAGACATCCTGGCTGCGAGCGGACGGACGATTCCGCCGGCGCTGCTCGGCCGGTTCGGCTTTCACTCGGACCAGTCGCTCCCGCTCTCTCGGCTGACGATCCCGACGACGCAGGTGACCTATCCCATCGCGAACGAGGACGGCCACGGGTGGACGATCGCCGGGCGGGCGGTCACCGATCCGGCGAACTGGACGGTCACGTTCGCCGAACAGGACACGTGGTGA
- a CDS encoding polysaccharide deacetylase family protein has product MGSVVISLDAELGWGFHDLESPPEERVESGRRGWETLLCLFEEFDVRATWAVVGHLMLEECDGRHADHPAPEGWFERERTTWADRPDLRFGPDLVRGIVDSDVDHELASHSFSHVLFGQSETTPELARAELERCFALAADWDLRLESFVFPRNDVGHLSALADLGFRAYRGRSPTPDGFRGVLETTFTSRSLLVEPVVDEHGLVNVPASLFLFGFEGPARSVAESVWDDPMVALARRGIDRAAREDGVFHVWLHPNNLRNERDDDRMRAILRYLDRQRAETGLTVETMADVAGRLTSTPAALDESPLIRQR; this is encoded by the coding sequence ATGGGTAGCGTCGTCATCTCGCTCGACGCCGAACTCGGCTGGGGGTTTCACGACCTCGAGTCCCCGCCCGAGGAGCGCGTCGAGAGCGGTCGCCGCGGCTGGGAGACGCTCCTCTGTCTCTTCGAGGAGTTCGACGTCCGGGCCACCTGGGCCGTCGTCGGCCACCTCATGCTCGAGGAGTGCGACGGCCGTCACGCCGACCACCCCGCCCCCGAGGGCTGGTTCGAACGCGAGCGGACGACGTGGGCCGACCGTCCCGACCTTCGATTCGGCCCCGACCTCGTCAGGGGGATCGTCGACTCCGACGTCGACCACGAACTCGCCAGCCACTCGTTTTCGCACGTGCTCTTCGGTCAGTCCGAGACCACTCCGGAGCTCGCTCGAGCGGAGCTCGAGCGCTGTTTCGCGCTCGCCGCCGACTGGGATCTCCGCCTCGAGTCGTTCGTCTTCCCGCGAAACGACGTCGGCCACCTGTCGGCGCTGGCCGACCTGGGGTTTCGGGCCTACCGCGGGCGGTCGCCGACGCCCGACGGCTTCCGCGGCGTGCTCGAGACGACGTTCACGAGCCGCTCGCTGCTCGTCGAGCCGGTCGTCGACGAGCACGGTCTGGTGAACGTACCGGCGTCGCTGTTCCTGTTCGGGTTCGAGGGGCCCGCGCGGTCGGTCGCCGAATCGGTGTGGGACGACCCGATGGTCGCGCTGGCTCGCCGCGGGATCGACCGCGCCGCACGCGAAGACGGGGTCTTCCACGTCTGGCTGCATCCGAACAACCTCCGAAACGAGCGCGACGACGACCGGATGCGCGCGATCCTGCGGTACCTCGACCGCCAGCGGGCCGAGACGGGGCTCACCGTCGAGACGATGGCCGACGTCGCCGGTCGTCTGACCTCGACGCCCGCAGCCCTCGACGAGAGCCCGCTCATCAGGCAGCGCTGA
- a CDS encoding alkaline phosphatase family protein, whose protein sequence is MSGSIHTSERAFVLGLDGVPWCLIERWTDEGELPNFAAMREEGAAGTLESTRPATTPLAWPSIATGVWPDKHGIYGFQNLSSEYSHRMYTSQDLKQPALWEQLSPSLVGNVPMTYPATEIDGTLVTGMMTPSTEQEFTHPPEFADEIADRIPDYQISLNYPEYADRLEEFTVAVDEMLTNRRELMRLLMEQDDWQLFFFVFTAPDRFQHLVWEMDRLLEHYKRLDEILGEVMAYTDERDADLYVVSDHGFGPIEHLVYVNHFLEREGYLVEREDDGTRGALASLGISRDRVTSALNRVGITEELLVSALPRTLVDSVATQIPGEHALYDVDYERTVAFVHDAGNCYINDTERFEKGIVPRSQVPELKAELAALFESITDDQGERVLNVFDGDDLFPTDDDSPDLVVNGRGVYESRNAITDEPFGDTGSYAASHRSEGIVLCRGPSIEPGARLRGARVVDVAPTLLHGIGAAVPSNVDGRVLFDAFRTDAAPARTKVERADVTRERESEAVDDDFTEVEDRLKGLGYME, encoded by the coding sequence ATGAGCGGATCTATCCATACGTCCGAGCGCGCGTTTGTACTCGGACTCGACGGCGTCCCGTGGTGTCTTATCGAGCGATGGACAGACGAGGGGGAGCTCCCCAACTTCGCCGCGATGCGCGAGGAAGGAGCCGCCGGCACGCTCGAGAGCACTCGACCCGCGACGACGCCGCTGGCGTGGCCGTCGATCGCGACCGGCGTCTGGCCGGACAAACACGGTATCTACGGCTTCCAGAACCTCTCCTCGGAATACTCACACCGGATGTACACGAGCCAGGATCTCAAACAGCCGGCGCTGTGGGAGCAGCTCTCGCCGTCGCTGGTCGGCAACGTCCCGATGACGTATCCGGCGACGGAGATCGACGGGACGCTCGTCACCGGGATGATGACGCCCTCGACCGAACAGGAGTTCACCCACCCCCCGGAGTTCGCCGACGAAATCGCCGACCGCATCCCGGACTACCAGATCAGCCTCAACTACCCCGAGTACGCCGACCGCCTCGAGGAGTTCACCGTCGCCGTCGACGAGATGCTGACGAACCGGCGCGAACTGATGCGTCTGCTCATGGAACAGGACGACTGGCAGCTGTTTTTCTTCGTCTTCACCGCCCCCGACCGGTTCCAGCACCTCGTCTGGGAGATGGATCGCCTGCTCGAACACTACAAGCGCCTCGACGAGATCCTCGGCGAAGTGATGGCCTACACCGACGAGCGCGACGCCGACCTCTACGTCGTCTCCGACCACGGCTTCGGCCCGATCGAGCACCTCGTCTACGTCAATCACTTCCTCGAGCGCGAGGGGTACCTGGTCGAGCGCGAGGACGACGGCACCCGCGGGGCGCTCGCGAGCCTGGGTATCTCGCGGGACCGCGTAACCAGCGCGCTCAATCGAGTCGGCATTACGGAGGAGCTACTGGTGTCTGCGCTGCCGCGGACGCTCGTCGACTCCGTCGCAACGCAGATTCCGGGCGAACACGCCCTCTACGACGTCGACTACGAGCGGACCGTCGCGTTCGTCCACGACGCCGGCAACTGCTACATCAACGACACGGAGCGCTTCGAGAAGGGGATCGTCCCGCGGAGTCAGGTCCCCGAACTCAAAGCAGAACTCGCGGCGCTGTTCGAGTCGATCACCGACGACCAGGGCGAACGGGTCCTCAACGTCTTCGACGGGGACGACCTGTTTCCGACCGACGACGACTCGCCCGATCTGGTCGTCAACGGCCGGGGAGTCTACGAGTCTCGCAACGCGATCACCGACGAGCCGTTCGGCGACACCGGCTCCTACGCCGCGAGCCACCGCTCGGAGGGAATCGTCCTCTGTCGCGGCCCCTCGATCGAGCCGGGAGCGCGCCTTCGGGGCGCGCGCGTCGTCGACGTCGCGCCGACGCTGCTCCACGGGATCGGCGCGGCCGTCCCCTCGAACGTCGACGGTCGCGTCCTGTTCGACGCGTTCCGGACCGACGCCGCCCCGGCGAGAACCAAAGTCGAGCGAGCCGACGTCACCCGCGAGCGCGAGTCCGAGGCCGTCGACGACGACTTCACCGAGGTCGAAGACCGGCTGAAGGGACTCGGCTACATGGAGTAA
- a CDS encoding glycosyltransferase: MHVLTLTTNADAPFMTQQMAALERRGVTFSTLSVAGEVDADTSRTASDYLRFFPDVLREARNGYDLIHAHYGLTAPMALAQVRTPVVLSLWGSDVHGPVERVSRVCAPLCDEVVVMSEEMRRLLGHDCEVIPDGVDLERFSPQPQSQAREAVGWTDDDYHVLFPYAPGREVKNYPRARRVVDVADGLLEKPVTLQTISGVDHGTVADYMNAADALLLTSHTEGSPNSVKEALACNLPVVATDVGDVRERLAGVEPSTVGRTDEELVDGLVNVLEMGRRSNGREAAREVSIDATADAMLEVYRRAARVEARPKRSVSPSH, from the coding sequence ATGCACGTTCTCACCCTCACGACGAACGCCGATGCGCCGTTTATGACACAGCAGATGGCCGCCCTCGAGCGCCGCGGCGTCACGTTTTCGACGCTGTCGGTCGCGGGGGAGGTCGACGCCGACACCTCGCGGACGGCGTCGGACTACCTCCGGTTCTTCCCGGACGTCCTGCGCGAGGCGCGCAACGGCTACGACCTGATCCACGCCCACTACGGGCTGACGGCGCCGATGGCGCTGGCTCAGGTGAGGACGCCGGTCGTGCTCTCCCTGTGGGGATCGGACGTTCACGGACCCGTCGAGCGCGTGAGCCGGGTCTGTGCGCCGCTGTGCGACGAGGTCGTCGTCATGTCCGAGGAGATGCGCCGACTCCTCGGACACGACTGTGAGGTGATCCCCGACGGGGTCGACCTCGAGCGGTTCTCGCCACAGCCACAGTCACAGGCTCGCGAGGCGGTCGGCTGGACCGACGACGACTACCACGTCCTGTTTCCGTATGCGCCCGGCAGAGAAGTGAAGAACTACCCGCGGGCGCGTCGAGTGGTCGACGTCGCGGACGGACTCCTCGAGAAACCGGTCACCCTCCAGACGATCTCCGGCGTCGACCACGGGACCGTCGCCGACTACATGAACGCGGCCGACGCCCTGTTGCTCACCTCCCACACCGAGGGGTCGCCCAACTCGGTGAAGGAGGCCCTCGCCTGCAACCTCCCGGTGGTCGCGACCGACGTCGGGGACGTCCGCGAGCGGCTGGCGGGCGTCGAACCGTCGACGGTAGGGCGGACGGACGAAGAGCTGGTCGACGGACTCGTCAACGTTCTGGAGATGGGGCGGCGATCCAACGGCCGCGAGGCCGCCCGGGAGGTCAGCATCGACGCGACGGCCGACGCGATGCTCGAGGTGTACCGGCGGGCCGCCCGGGTGGAGGCGAGGCCGAAACGGTCGGTTTCACCCAGTCACTGA
- a CDS encoding DegT/DnrJ/EryC1/StrS family aminotransferase, with protein MTEISIADPEIGAEAVDRVYAVLESGHLADGPEVRAFEDEFAGYCGTEFGVATSNGTTALHAALVALGVGEGDAVVTSPFSFVASANAIRLAGATPVFADVDPETFALAPEQVRTVVRSREDVAAIMPVHLYGLAANMPALAEIAADHDLAILEDACQAHGAAIDGQRVGSFGDAACFSFYPTKNMTTGEGGMITTDRRDVAERAASYINHGRAGDGGGYEHVDVGHNHRMTSVGGAIGRTQLERLPAFNEARRENAAFYDDHLAETPVETPVVPEGYRHVYHQYTIKTDDRDALRESLAQHGIGTGVYYPTPIHRQPAYDSVSTAAATFPRAERAAGTVLSLPVHPNLSADDRRAVVAAVADHYDIP; from the coding sequence ATGACGGAGATCAGCATCGCCGATCCGGAGATCGGCGCCGAAGCCGTCGACCGGGTGTACGCGGTCCTCGAGAGCGGGCACCTCGCCGACGGGCCGGAGGTCAGGGCCTTCGAAGACGAGTTCGCCGGCTACTGCGGGACGGAGTTCGGCGTGGCGACCTCGAACGGGACGACGGCGCTGCACGCCGCGCTGGTCGCGCTGGGCGTCGGCGAGGGCGACGCGGTGGTCACCTCGCCGTTCTCGTTCGTCGCCAGCGCCAACGCGATCCGTCTGGCCGGCGCCACCCCCGTCTTCGCCGACGTCGACCCCGAGACGTTCGCGCTCGCCCCGGAGCAGGTTCGAACCGTCGTCCGCTCCCGCGAGGACGTCGCGGCGATCATGCCCGTCCACCTCTACGGACTCGCCGCAAACATGCCCGCACTCGCCGAGATCGCCGCCGACCACGACCTCGCGATCCTCGAGGACGCCTGCCAGGCCCACGGGGCCGCAATCGACGGCCAGCGAGTCGGCAGCTTCGGCGACGCCGCCTGCTTCTCGTTTTACCCCACCAAAAACATGACCACCGGCGAAGGCGGCATGATCACCACCGACCGCCGGGACGTCGCCGAGCGGGCGGCCAGCTACATCAACCACGGCCGCGCTGGCGACGGGGGTGGCTACGAGCACGTCGACGTCGGCCACAACCACCGAATGACGAGCGTCGGCGGTGCGATCGGCCGGACCCAGCTCGAGCGCCTGCCCGCGTTCAACGAGGCCCGCCGCGAGAACGCGGCGTTCTACGACGACCACCTCGCGGAGACCCCCGTGGAGACGCCGGTCGTGCCGGAGGGGTACCGCCACGTCTACCACCAGTACACGATCAAAACCGACGACCGCGACGCGCTCCGCGAATCGCTCGCACAGCACGGGATCGGGACGGGCGTCTACTACCCGACGCCGATCCACAGACAGCCCGCCTACGACTCGGTGAGCACGGCCGCGGCGACGTTCCCGCGGGCGGAGCGCGCGGCGGGGACCGTCCTCTCGCTGCCCGTCCACCCGAACCTCTCCGCCGACGACCGACGCGCGGTGGTCGCGGCGGTCGCCGACCACTACGATATTCCATGA
- the mct gene encoding succinyl-CoA:mesaconate CoA-transferase, whose product MPALDDVRVLDLTRVLGGPYCTMLLADLGADVVKIEPPGGDFVRETPPFHDADDSFGGYFQSINRGKRSVELDFNDAADRREFLALVEDADVLVENFRVGTMEKFGLEYERLAEINPQLVYASMRGFGDPRTGASPKQHEPAFDLVAQALGGVMHLTGQEDGPPTKVGFGVGDIFTGVLHAVNILAALHYRERTGVGQFVDTAMYDAMISLAERTVYQYSYTGEVPHRQGNSHPTLFPYNAFEARDGYVVIAALGDNHWQALCEAMDRPDWIVDYPRAADRLENREYLREGITDWVSEHTVEELLDVLEEGVPCGPVQDVADVYNCEHARSREMLIEATLPRTDETVTIAGTPIKMAKTPPDPGERAPLLDEHRAEILRCDPIAELDRTKKHEADSNPVGVSDGGAHDD is encoded by the coding sequence ATGCCTGCCCTCGACGACGTACGTGTGCTGGATCTGACGAGGGTCCTCGGCGGACCGTACTGTACGATGTTACTCGCAGATCTGGGTGCCGATGTAGTAAAGATCGAGCCGCCGGGCGGGGACTTCGTTCGGGAGACGCCGCCGTTTCACGACGCGGACGACAGCTTCGGCGGCTACTTCCAGAGTATCAACCGCGGCAAGCGAAGCGTCGAGCTCGACTTCAACGACGCCGCCGACCGCCGCGAGTTCCTCGCGCTGGTCGAAGACGCCGACGTGCTCGTCGAGAACTTCCGCGTGGGAACGATGGAGAAGTTCGGCCTCGAGTACGAGCGCCTCGCCGAGATCAACCCGCAGCTGGTGTACGCCTCGATGCGGGGCTTCGGCGACCCGCGGACGGGGGCGAGCCCGAAACAGCACGAGCCCGCGTTCGACCTCGTCGCCCAGGCCCTCGGCGGGGTCATGCACCTCACCGGCCAGGAGGACGGCCCGCCGACGAAGGTCGGCTTCGGCGTCGGCGACATCTTCACCGGCGTGTTACACGCGGTCAACATCCTCGCCGCGTTACACTACCGCGAACGAACCGGCGTCGGTCAGTTCGTCGACACCGCGATGTACGACGCGATGATCAGCCTCGCCGAACGAACCGTCTACCAGTACTCCTACACGGGTGAGGTTCCCCATCGACAGGGCAACTCACACCCGACGCTGTTTCCGTACAACGCCTTCGAGGCCAGAGATGGCTACGTCGTGATCGCCGCGCTGGGGGACAACCACTGGCAGGCGCTCTGTGAGGCGATGGACCGTCCCGACTGGATCGTCGACTACCCGCGGGCCGCAGACCGACTCGAGAACCGCGAGTACCTGCGAGAGGGGATCACGGACTGGGTGAGCGAGCACACCGTCGAAGAACTGCTCGACGTCCTCGAGGAGGGGGTCCCCTGCGGTCCCGTCCAGGACGTCGCCGACGTCTACAACTGCGAACACGCGCGGAGCCGCGAGATGCTCATCGAGGCGACGCTCCCCCGAACCGACGAGACGGTCACCATCGCCGGGACGCCGATCAAGATGGCGAAGACCCCGCCGGATCCCGGCGAACGTGCTCCCCTCCTCGACGAACACCGCGCGGAGATCCTCCGCTGTGACCCGATCGCCGAGCTCGACCGGACGAAAAAACACGAGGCAGACTCGAACCCCGTCGGCGTCTCCGACGGGGGTGCACACGACGACTGA
- a CDS encoding Gfo/Idh/MocA family protein, translating to MTVDTPPTTESQPVRAGVIGVGAMGENHARVYSELRDVELVGVTDLDTELAERVAYAYGTAALPLEDLLEAVDVATVAVPTHAHYETVSTCLDAGVHVLVEKPIADTLERGRALATHAEDAGLVLQVGHIERFNPAVQTVAELIDDLEVIAIDAERLGPPVDRTAIDGVTDDLMIHDVDVVSALLGAQPTSIAAAGTDNGQYATAKMRYDDVIVSLTASRLTQKKIRRFTVTATECLLEVDYLEQSVLIHRDSYPEYVTDNGRKRYRHESVIERPRIENGEPLRRELESFVHAARTGGQPEVTAEDGLEALETIQRINRLVRNEEPEVHAQ from the coding sequence ATGACCGTCGATACGCCACCCACGACCGAATCGCAGCCCGTCCGCGCCGGCGTCATCGGCGTCGGTGCGATGGGCGAAAACCACGCGCGCGTCTACAGCGAACTCCGGGATGTCGAGCTCGTCGGCGTCACCGACCTCGATACGGAGCTCGCAGAGCGCGTCGCCTACGCCTACGGAACGGCCGCCCTCCCGCTCGAGGACCTGCTCGAGGCGGTCGACGTCGCCACCGTCGCCGTCCCCACGCACGCCCACTACGAGACGGTGTCGACGTGTCTCGACGCCGGCGTCCACGTGCTCGTCGAGAAACCGATCGCCGACACGCTCGAGCGCGGTCGCGCGCTCGCGACCCACGCCGAGGACGCGGGACTCGTCCTCCAGGTCGGTCACATCGAGCGGTTCAACCCGGCCGTCCAGACCGTCGCGGAGCTGATCGACGACCTGGAGGTGATCGCGATCGACGCCGAACGGCTCGGGCCGCCGGTCGACCGAACCGCCATCGACGGCGTCACCGACGACCTGATGATCCACGACGTCGACGTCGTCTCCGCGCTTCTGGGCGCCCAGCCGACCTCGATCGCGGCCGCGGGCACCGACAACGGCCAGTACGCGACGGCGAAGATGCGCTACGACGACGTGATCGTCTCGCTCACCGCGAGTCGGCTCACCCAGAAGAAGATCCGGCGCTTCACCGTCACCGCGACGGAGTGTCTGCTCGAGGTCGACTACCTCGAGCAGTCGGTGCTGATCCACCGCGACTCCTACCCCGAGTACGTGACGGACAACGGCCGGAAGCGCTACCGCCACGAGAGCGTCATCGAGCGCCCGCGGATCGAGAACGGCGAGCCGCTCCGGCGCGAACTCGAGTCGTTCGTCCACGCGGCACGAACGGGCGGACAGCCGGAGGTCACCGCCGAGGACGGTCTCGAGGCGCTCGAGACGATCCAGCGGATCAACCGCCTGGTCCGCAACGAAGAGCCCGAGGTGCACGCCCAATGA
- a CDS encoding nucleotide sugar dehydrogenase, translating to MSRGQVDRLYGSSAPAERQRAALVDGSIPVAVYGLGKMGLPLAGVYAEVTGDVTGVDIDPAVVGAIETGESHIAGEPGLSELIAEQVRRDRLRATTDGAAAAADARVHVIIVPTLVDDDYEPDLSTIEAVVDDIAVGLAPGDLVIAESTLPPGTCRDVIKPHLAAKSGLEPGEFGVAFCPERTASGTALRDIRGEYPKVVGGVDEESTRAAALVYGELSSNDVHVVSDATTAEAVKVFEGVYRDVNIALANELARITDELGISVREAIATANDLPMCHLHDPGPGVGGHCIPNYPHFLLSQTADPMCLTRTARTINEGMPGFTVSRLVCELASGGVDIEDASVLVCGFTYRPGVAETRAAPALQVVSRLRELGATVYGVDPLVDPEAYGAHALEIDELASRPLDAAVLVTPHEEFERIDWDALEQLVVVDGRDALDLEDSHHRTYTLGGSQNDRPTRLERVTAATDYGLQTRPSRPDGGDVARE from the coding sequence ATGAGCCGGGGCCAGGTCGACCGACTGTACGGCTCGAGTGCGCCGGCCGAGCGACAGCGAGCGGCGCTGGTCGACGGCTCGATCCCGGTCGCCGTCTACGGGCTCGGGAAGATGGGGCTGCCCCTCGCGGGCGTCTACGCCGAGGTGACCGGCGACGTCACCGGGGTCGACATCGATCCCGCAGTCGTCGGGGCGATCGAAACCGGCGAGAGCCACATCGCCGGCGAACCCGGACTGTCCGAGCTGATCGCCGAGCAGGTTCGCCGCGATCGATTGCGGGCGACGACCGACGGCGCGGCCGCCGCGGCCGACGCGCGCGTCCACGTCATCATCGTGCCGACGCTGGTCGACGACGACTACGAGCCCGACCTCTCGACGATCGAAGCCGTCGTCGACGACATCGCCGTCGGCCTCGCGCCCGGCGACCTGGTGATCGCCGAGTCGACGCTGCCGCCGGGTACCTGCCGGGACGTCATCAAACCGCACCTCGCGGCGAAAAGCGGCCTCGAGCCCGGCGAGTTCGGCGTCGCGTTCTGTCCCGAGCGGACGGCCTCGGGGACGGCGCTGCGGGACATTCGCGGCGAGTACCCAAAGGTCGTCGGCGGCGTCGACGAGGAGAGCACCCGCGCGGCGGCGCTCGTCTACGGCGAGCTCTCGAGCAACGATGTCCACGTCGTCTCCGACGCGACCACCGCCGAGGCGGTCAAGGTGTTCGAGGGCGTCTACCGGGACGTCAACATCGCCCTGGCGAACGAACTCGCCCGGATAACCGACGAACTCGGCATCTCGGTCCGGGAAGCCATCGCGACGGCGAACGACCTGCCGATGTGTCACCTCCACGATCCGGGACCGGGCGTCGGCGGCCACTGCATCCCGAACTACCCGCACTTCCTGCTGTCCCAGACCGCCGATCCGATGTGTCTCACCCGGACCGCCCGGACGATCAACGAGGGGATGCCCGGCTTCACCGTCTCGCGACTCGTGTGCGAACTCGCGAGCGGCGGCGTCGACATCGAGGACGCCTCGGTGCTCGTCTGCGGGTTCACGTACCGACCGGGCGTCGCAGAGACCCGCGCCGCCCCCGCCTTACAGGTCGTCTCCCGCCTTCGCGAGCTGGGCGCGACCGTCTACGGCGTCGACCCGCTCGTCGACCCCGAAGCGTACGGCGCACACGCCCTCGAGATCGACGAACTCGCCTCGCGGCCCCTCGACGCCGCGGTGCTGGTCACCCCCCACGAGGAGTTCGAGCGGATCGACTGGGACGCACTCGAACAGCTCGTCGTCGTCGACGGCAGGGACGCCCTCGACCTCGAGGACAGCCACCACCGCACGTACACGCTCGGCGGATCCCAGAACGACCGGCCCACCCGACTCGAGCGAGTGACCGCGGCCACCGACTACGGCCTCCAGACCCGGCCGAGCAGACCCGACGGCGGCGACGTCGCCCGCGAGTGA
- a CDS encoding universal stress protein, with protein MDRALAVVDGTESNGDLLREAGELAAGVGASVVVLSVMTQDGYDDELEALSQIESIERTTYNKEPEHLTAAAAERAANQHLPDVEYETRGLLVEDEGERADAIVDTAEDAGCDYVFLVGKRRSPTGKALFGDTAQSVLLNFDGRVVVTME; from the coding sequence ATGGATCGTGCACTCGCGGTCGTCGACGGAACGGAATCGAACGGGGACCTGCTCCGAGAGGCGGGCGAACTGGCGGCGGGCGTCGGTGCGTCTGTCGTCGTCCTCTCCGTGATGACACAGGACGGCTACGACGACGAGCTCGAGGCACTGTCGCAGATCGAGAGTATCGAGCGGACGACGTACAACAAGGAGCCGGAACACCTCACCGCGGCCGCCGCCGAGCGGGCGGCGAACCAGCACCTCCCCGACGTCGAGTACGAAACGCGCGGGCTGCTCGTCGAGGACGAGGGGGAGCGGGCCGACGCGATCGTCGACACCGCGGAGGACGCGGGCTGTGACTACGTGTTCCTGGTCGGGAAACGCCGGAGTCCCACCGGAAAGGCGCTGTTCGGCGACACCGCCCAGTCCGTTCTCCTCAACTTCGACGGACGGGTCGTCGTCACGATGGAGTAA